Proteins from one Ranitomeya variabilis isolate aRanVar5 chromosome 1, aRanVar5.hap1, whole genome shotgun sequence genomic window:
- the C1H19orf25 gene encoding UPF0449 protein C19orf25 homolog, protein MTSRAKKRIVLPSRPEPPSVDNILEDVCGAVPSDPVFVCDLSDDSLIPSQDPCSDGDRQYMQSRSYVQLNNQLKEAQVELKEKYESLRNSGKTLGKVIEELREAAM, encoded by the exons ATGACATCAAGGGCAAAGAAGCGCATTGTTCTTCCCTCTCGTCCTGAGCCTCCCAGTGTAGATAACATTCTAGAAGATGTTTGTGGTGCAGTACCATCTGATCCCGTGTTTGTTTGCGACCTTAGTGATG ATTCGCTGATCCCCTCCCAGGACCCCTGCAGCGATGGTGACAGGCAGTACATGCAGAGTCGCTCCTATGTGCAGTTGAACAACCAGTTGAAAGAAGCCCAGGTTGAGCTGAAAGAAAAATATGAGTCTTTGAGAAATTCTGGAAAGACGCTAGGAAAAGTTATAGAAGAGCTGAGAGAGGCGGCCATGTGA